The Rubripirellula amarantea genome includes the window GACCATTTGGTACCAAGGCGAATCCAACGCTGGTCGCGCCTATCAGTATCGCGACCTGTTTCCTTTGATGATTGAGACATGGCGAAAAGATTGGCGTCAGGGCGACTTCTCGTTCTACTGGGTGCAACTTGCTGATTTCATGAATGAGCGAACCGAACCAAGTGATAGCGCGTGGGCTGAACTGCGTGAAGCGCAAACGATGACAATGTCGAAGTTGCCCAACACCGGTGAAGCGGTGATCATCAACTTAGGCGAAGCTTCCGACATTCACCCCAAAAACAAGCAAGATGTTGCCAAGCGACTGGCAAGGTGGGCGCTCGCCAAAGACTACGGCTACACCGACTTGGCATACCACAGTCCCACTTACGCATCGCATGAAGTGCAAGGTGACAAGATTGTTGTGACCTTTGACCACGTCGGTGGCGGTCTGGATACATTCGACGTCAACGAACTTCGTGGCTTCACGATCGCCGGCGACGACAAAGCTTTTGTCAACGCGAATGCCAAAATTCTAGGCAAGGACAAAGTTCAGGTTCGGGCGGAATCCGTCACGAACCCAGTATCGGTTCGCTACGGCTGGGCAGACAACCCGATCACGAATGTGCAAAGCAAAGAAGGGTTACCGGTAACACCTTTTCGCACTGACGATTGGGAAGGCGTGACCGCTAATAACCGGTAGCCGATAGCCGATAGCCGATAGCCGATAGCCGAAGCAATCAAGCTGATTGTTGAATGCAGTGACCATGCGGTTTCACGCCGCATGAGTCACTTGGGGTTGGTCATTCTGGGGAGTGTGCGATTGGGCAATTTGTAGCACGTGGACTCGTCACGCGACCGTCGGATTCTCTTGCAAACTACTTGCCTAGCGTCGTCGATAACGATTGGACGACTCCGGTCCGATGTCCTCTCCTTTCCACTTGACCTCCCAGGAAGCTATATGCCCTTTTTGCGCGGTAACCTTGGTTTTGAACGATTCAGTGTCGCTGGTTTTGACTCGCAAATCTTCACAGACGAACATATCGAGATCTTTCGCGGCAACGCTGCCGGTCGCAACGAAAGCTCCTCAACCGAAAACGTCCATGTCGGTTTTCTTGGCGGTGATCACTTATTCGATCAAGAATTCGACTTGCACAAAAATGTGATCAATGACGCAACCCACTTCTCGGTGCGAATTGACACCAATCAAATCCCCGCAGCGATTCGCACCGCTTGGTTGCAGATGGAATTGGCTGGATACGCAAAGGACTCTCCTTCAGGCGTTGCCACCAAGAGCCAGCGCAAAGAAGCGAAAGAAGCTGTTGAACAACGCTGTGAAGTCGAGGCCGCTTCGGGAAAATTCAGACGAATGCAACAGTTCCCCATGCTTTGGGATTTTGCCAATGGACAACTCTATTTCGGCGGCAGCGTCGGTACCGCAAGTGCCTTTGGGATCGATCTTTTTGAACGCACGTTCGAAGTAGAACTTCGACGAGTGGGTGCGGGATTGATCGCTCAAGAATGGGCAATTGAAAACGAGTGCTTCGGCGAACTCGATGACCTCGTGCCAGCACGATTTGTTGCTACTCACGAGCATCATTCACTACCTTGGGCGAACGAGCATACCCAATTGCCCGACTTCTTGGGCAACGAGTTCCTGCTTTGGCTTTGGTGGATGACCGAAAACGATCACGACACGATCACGCTCGCCGACGATTCAGATGTGGCAGTGATTCTGACCAAGACATTGGCGTTGGAATGCCCCGGTGGCGAGTCAGGCAAGGAAACCATCTCGGCTGAATTCCCGACACAATTGCCCGAGGCTATGCGCGCCCTTCAAAGCGGTAAGTTGCCTCGCAAGACTGGCATGCAGATCGTCAGCGACGGGCGAACGTTCGACCTAGTGCTTCAAGCAGAAACGTTTGCCATCAGTGCTGCGAAAATTCATCTCGACGAAGAAGAAGAATTCAGTGATGACGATCGCATCGACGCGATTCGCTTGTTGAGTGACACCGTCGACATGATGTACCACGCCTTCCTTGCTCGTCGCATCAACAAGGACTGGGATAAAGAAATCAAGCAGATCGAAAAGTGGCTCAAGAGACCTGAGTCGACGCAGATCAAAGCGGCTGCCTGATCCCAATCGTATAGCCATAGAAAAAGCAAATGCACGTCCGTTCGCATTTGCTTGTTAGGTCGTTTAACGCTCAGCCAATCCATAACGAGCGTTTTCGGTTTCAATAAATACTCGCAGCGGAGATCTCCTTCTGTGGGTGTGCTGAAGTCAGAAGAACGGTTTTGCTAGACGATACGCTCGTAGCGACCGCGGTGGTCGTTTCCGCATGGATAAAGACTGGCTGCACCCAAACGAGAACTTCACCTTCGGCTAATGCGGGTGGCGAAATCAAACTGGCGCAACAGGGTGCTGGCTCCGGCTCGCAGACTGGTTCGGGTTCGGGCTCACAACAAACCGGTTCAGGTTCACATATCGGTTCCGGTTCACAACAAACGGGTTCCGGCTCGGGAGCAGGCTCACAGCAGACCGGCTCGGGCTCGCAGCATACTGGTTCCGGCTCACAACATACTGGTTCGGGCTCACAGCAGATCGGTTCTGGCTCTGGCTCACAGCACTCCGGCTCTGGCTCGCAACACGCTTTCTTGCAGCAGAATAGTTTCTTTAGGAACCCACCGGCGTCCGCGGATTCGATCGTTGCCCCTGAGAACACGCCGAATACTAATCCGGCGATTGTTAGTCTTTGAATGAACTTCATACCCAGTCTTCCTTCTTTTGTCAGTCGTGATGCAGAGTACGTCTCAACGTCTTTGATTGGAGCTTTGGCAGCGAGCCAACGGTTCGCAATATCGACCACCTCCCCATGTCAAATCGCGGACATTGCAACGATAGTGCCAATCACAACGACTAGAGAATCTTGAGAACTTGGACGGCGGAGAAAACTCCACTGCCGGAAAATAGTGAACCTCTGGCGTCACTTCTCCAACAAAGCCTTTGACTTATTCACTGCAAACTGACTCGCGACCATTGTCGAGATGCCCACGAAGTTGGCGAACGTGCCCATAAACTTCGCAATCAAACACACCAGCGACGGTGTCACTTAGTTCACGTAACGCTGGATCCCGATGCGATCAAAGCTTGGTGGGACTGTTGCGGTTTTTCCACAGATACAAGATCCGCAACTTCATTGGCGGATGGATGCCATCGCTACTTAGCGATTCGGGTATTCGGAACAGCGACTTCTTCGGTGACTCGGCAATCATCTGAACCAGACGTTCCACTTGATCAAGATGCAGTGGCGAGTGTTCGTGATCCTGCCAAACAGTTTCCCAATCCATTCGGTCAATTTGGTTAACTGCTTTTGCTCTTGCTTGCAGTTCTTCCTTCAAGTCCTCGTCGTCTCGGTCACTTTCCCACATGTACTTGATGAAGCCCGAGATCGACGCCTGCTGATTGGCCTTTGCCTTCCTCCGCAATTCAAGTCGTATTGAGTCGTACAGTTCAGGTTCGGGTGTGTGACCGTACGGTGTCGCTTTTTCAATCGCCTGAGAAATCTCTTGCGGTGTCAGCAACTCGTTATCTGCGTTGACAGCCATCAATTCCAATTCGATTAGGAATCGTGTCTCGGAATCGAGACCAACCTTTAACAAACCACTGATTGATGCTTCGATACCATTGACCTGAGCTCCGAAGTCATCGCATAAATACTCGATGGCTTGGCCGTGACGCACACGATCCAGGCTGCTGATGTACCAAAAGAATCCGCTGACGCCCGACATCACGATGAATCCCAAGAACCCATCGAGCTGGATGATTTGCACCGCATACACGCCGACCAAGGCGCCCAGCACGAGGGTCAATAAACGAAACCGATCGCCCGCGACATTGAACTTGTAATAGTGCCCGAGTTCATGCCCCATGATCGCTTGCACTTCTTCTCCCTGCAATTTGTGCAGCACTTGGCGATTGAGGTAGATACCGTTGAGCCCGCCAAAGAGCCGCCCTAGACGCAGTGCTCCCGCATTAAGCGATTTGTCGTTGGTGATGTAGACCGGCAAATGGTCATCGGGCAACTGTAACCGTTTGAGAACGTTCTGATACAACGACCTTAGACTGTGTTTGTCCAAATCGCCAAAACGAGTCGACTCTTTGACGTCTTCAAGCCGCTTCTTGTGCTTACCCCAAATCTGCGCCAATTCCATCATGAAAGGCCCTAAGATGACCAGACAGGCGGTCACTGAAACGATGGGCGCGAACACGACTTGTTGCCATGAGATTAACGCAATCAGTGCAGCAATCGCGGCCAAGCGGATGACGATCCACAACCACGTGTATTGATTGGCCTGCTGCAATTGATTGAGCAAGTCCTCTCGATCCGGTACCCCTTTGAAGTCGACGGCAGTATCGCGGTTCACTAGAACGCCGCCTGCAATACTGTACTTAAGAACCCGCCAGAGGGTTTACCGCGAGTTTGGTAGTAGACATCGCCGGGGCCAGTGTAGCGATTAATCAACCCTTCGCCCGACAGCAATGAATCCTTAATCGAATCGGTTGCTTTAACGAGCTGATAGGTCACCGTGTCGGCGAAGGCGACGACGAAACGGTTGTCAACGAATAGAACTTCATTAGCTTCGAGTCGGCGATGCTCGATCGCTCCGAAGGTTTGACAAAACACGAAACCGTCGCCCGACTCTCCTCGACCGGTCGCGTGCATCAGGAACAAGCCTTTGCGGCTCATCAGTCCTTTGACGCCACCGTACTTCACATGCACATCGGTAGGACCAATATTGGCCAAATAGGAACCGTGCGTGAGATAGTACCCTGAGCTAGCCGAAACATCCAAAGCCACGATGTCGCCGTAGCTCTCGGGAGCCAATACCAACGATTGCA containing:
- a CDS encoding TIGR00266 family protein, translating into MEFRVCHAPAFSTLEFSLSAGDFVVAQPNSMLSMTAKVGISAHAGRQESANQTSNGQRKNRHSILGGFKSWLGGESFFTAEFSAKADMQSLVLAPESYGDIVALDVSASSGYYLTHGSYLANIGPTDVHVKYGGVKGLMSRKGLFLMHATGRGESGDGFVFCQTFGAIEHRRLEANEVLFVDNRFVVAFADTVTYQLVKATDSIKDSLLSGEGLINRYTGPGDVYYQTRGKPSGGFLSTVLQAAF
- a CDS encoding M48 family metallopeptidase; amino-acid sequence: MNRDTAVDFKGVPDREDLLNQLQQANQYTWLWIVIRLAAIAALIALISWQQVVFAPIVSVTACLVILGPFMMELAQIWGKHKKRLEDVKESTRFGDLDKHSLRSLYQNVLKRLQLPDDHLPVYITNDKSLNAGALRLGRLFGGLNGIYLNRQVLHKLQGEEVQAIMGHELGHYYKFNVAGDRFRLLTLVLGALVGVYAVQIIQLDGFLGFIVMSGVSGFFWYISSLDRVRHGQAIEYLCDDFGAQVNGIEASISGLLKVGLDSETRFLIELELMAVNADNELLTPQEISQAIEKATPYGHTPEPELYDSIRLELRRKAKANQQASISGFIKYMWESDRDDEDLKEELQARAKAVNQIDRMDWETVWQDHEHSPLHLDQVERLVQMIAESPKKSLFRIPESLSSDGIHPPMKLRILYLWKNRNSPTKL